TTGCATAGTCATATGCAAAATCAAAAAGATGATCTTGCCAACTTTGTTTAATTGAACCTTTTTTTACTTTTGGACATATTTTAATTATTTCATTTTCAAAATTTCCAGAATCTTTAATCTCTTTCCATTCATCTTGTGAATGTTTTGCAGCGAATTTATCTCCATTCATTCCACAAGGAGATTTTAATTTTTTAATAAAAATCTTTTGTCCTTTTCTTGAATCTGCTGATGCAGTTGATGCAGCTACTCCTAGTACTAATGCAGCAGCAAGAGC
The window above is part of the Malaciobacter marinus genome. Proteins encoded here:
- a CDS encoding cytochrome C — encoded protein: MTKFAKIALAAALVLGVAASTASADSRKGQKIFIKKLKSPCGMNGDKFAAKHSQDEWKEIKDSGNFENEIIKICPKVKKGSIKQSWQDHLFDFAYDYANDSGNVPSC